The following proteins come from a genomic window of Marinitoga litoralis:
- a CDS encoding tetratricopeptide repeat protein, whose protein sequence is MGLKYAIVYLDLKPEYAKLYNLPIKMPILVDDMKKVSDNNKLPLDVILRGLEAQYEVSKDDYYKSYLVYFYYEAFKNYLNKNDFENANFYLNKAKELGGEDYRFHFYRSLLLKKSEQEELAELELKESIVKNPNFYLGHFELGNLMFERKLYDEALEAYNNALELNPEFVIPHLKIADIYIENGLFSEAIEELNEILKKDPNFSAAYVRLGILFNQLQRYEDAMYIQEKGLSKDPENYELLYNIAFTYSKLGNHIEATKKLEKAAKLYEKDVILHELAISYKNIGEYLKAFETAKKALEIASDENKNLILLFLVKLSAIIGDLDQTEYYFKMLKDTEFEVSAKTFYMFSLLSNDDIEHAKKISLELNSYGLYGNLAVIIDNIDTYLNYLESISNKLYTDALLESFDEYGDIDKLGLYRNLKKNNIDIIELVKDEVNEKIDGVELILNALLLSGIDYGLSERISTLLANFIWKDGKGLLISRFLLRYYQDRAFGNFSTLDVFVNDIIEEMRDLHFELARLISEYDINIIDFDELLDYPTNSFEDIIKILLSYMHIKPTIDEIENSEFSDIKTKNILEWASKLDNLIILLK, encoded by the coding sequence ATGGGTTTAAAATATGCTATTGTTTATTTAGATTTAAAACCAGAATATGCTAAATTATATAATTTACCAATTAAAATGCCAATTTTAGTAGATGATATGAAAAAGGTATCTGATAATAACAAGTTACCTTTAGATGTTATTTTAAGAGGATTAGAAGCTCAGTATGAAGTTTCTAAAGATGATTATTATAAAAGTTATTTAGTGTATTTCTATTATGAGGCATTTAAAAATTATTTAAATAAAAATGATTTTGAAAATGCAAATTTTTATTTAAACAAAGCAAAAGAATTAGGCGGCGAAGACTATAGATTCCATTTTTATAGATCATTATTATTGAAAAAAAGTGAACAAGAAGAATTAGCTGAATTAGAATTAAAAGAATCTATAGTTAAAAATCCTAATTTCTATTTAGGTCATTTTGAATTGGGAAATTTAATGTTTGAAAGAAAATTATATGATGAAGCTTTAGAAGCCTATAACAATGCTTTAGAATTAAACCCTGAATTTGTCATACCACATTTAAAAATAGCTGATATATATATAGAAAACGGATTATTTTCAGAAGCAATTGAAGAATTAAATGAAATATTAAAAAAAGATCCTAACTTTTCTGCTGCTTATGTTAGATTGGGTATATTATTTAATCAACTACAAAGATATGAAGATGCTATGTATATACAAGAAAAAGGATTATCTAAAGATCCAGAAAATTATGAACTATTATATAATATTGCATTTACCTACTCGAAATTAGGAAATCATATTGAAGCTACTAAAAAATTAGAAAAAGCTGCCAAATTATATGAAAAAGATGTTATTTTACATGAATTAGCAATATCCTATAAAAACATAGGAGAATATTTAAAAGCATTTGAAACAGCTAAAAAGGCTTTAGAAATAGCTTCTGATGAAAATAAAAATTTAATATTATTGTTCCTTGTAAAATTATCAGCTATAATTGGTGATTTAGATCAAACAGAATATTATTTTAAAATGTTAAAAGACACAGAATTTGAAGTATCAGCAAAAACATTCTATATGTTCTCATTATTATCTAATGATGATATTGAACATGCTAAAAAAATTTCCCTTGAATTAAACAGTTATGGATTATATGGAAATTTAGCTGTAATTATTGATAATATAGATACTTATTTGAACTATTTAGAATCTATATCAAATAAACTTTATACAGATGCTTTATTAGAGTCTTTTGACGAATATGGAGATATTGATAAATTAGGATTATACAGGAATTTAAAGAAAAATAACATAGACATCATAGAATTGGTAAAGGATGAAGTAAATGAGAAAATTGATGGGGTTGAGCTTATATTAAATGCATTATTATTAAGTGGTATAGATTATGGATTATCTGAAAGAATTTCTACATTATTAGCTAATTTTATTTGGAAAGATGGAAAAGGATTATTAATCTCAAGATTCTTATTAAGATATTATCAAGATAGAGCATTTGGTAATTTTAGTACATTAGATGTTTTTGTAAATGATATAATAGAAGAAATGCGAGATTTACACTTTGAATTAGCAAGATTAATCTCAGAATATGATATAAATATTATAGATTTTGATGAGTTGCTAGATTATCCTACAAATTCATTTGAAGATATAATAAAAATATTATTATCATATATGCATATAAAACCTACTATTGATGAAATTGAAAATTCTGAATTTTCTGATATAAAAACAAAAAATATTTTAGAATGGGCTTCAAAATTAGATAATTTAATAATATTATTAAAATAA